In Microbacterium sp. No. 7, the genomic window GACGATCGACAGCCCGAGCCCCGAGCCGCCCGTCTCCCGGGTGCGTGAGGTGTCGGCGCGCCAGAAGCGCTGGAAGATCTTGTCGCGGATCTGGGCGGGGATGCCCTCGCCGTGATCGGCGATCGCGATCCAGCCCATGCCGCTGCGCACGTCGACGCCGACCGCGATCTCGATGGGCGAGTCGTCGGGCGTGTACCGGCGGGCGTTGGCCAGAAGGTTGGTCACGACCTGCCGGATGCGGTTCTCGTCGCCGAGCACGATGGGCTCGGGGGCGGTGGGGACGACGGGTGTGACCGGCGGCTCGTCGGGGGTCGCAGGGGTGGCCTTCTCGTCGCGCGGCCGCCGGCGCAGCAGCTTGCTCGCTCCCGCGCGTGCGGCGGCCGTCCGCCGCCGCGCCGTCGCCGTCGCCTCCGTCGTGGTGATCTCGGCCGTGCGCGGCGTCTCGGCCGGGCGGCCCGCGTCGATGGCGGTGATGCGGCGCGAGGGCGCCGTGACCCGCGTGTCGAGCACGGCGTCCTGGGCGACGAGCCGCAGGTCGACGGGGGTGAAGACGAAGTCCCGGCGCTCGTCGAGGCGCGCGAGGGCGAGGAGGTCCTCCACGAGCATGCCCATGCGGATCGCCTCCTTCTCGATGCGATCCATCGCCTGCGCGGTCTGGTCGGCATCCGAGATCGCGCCCATCCGGTAGAGCTCGGCGTAGCCGCGCACCGTCACGAGTGGCGTGCGCAGCTCATGACTCGCATCGCCGATGAACCGGCGCATCTGCTGCACCGACGCGTCGCGCTGGGCGATGGCGCGGTCGACGCGGTCGAGCATGGCGTTGATGGCGATCTTGAGCCGTCCCACCTCCGTCGTCGGCGCGATGTCGGTCATGCGCTGGCCGAAGTCGCCCGCGGCGATCGACATCGCCGTCTGCTCGACCTGGCCGAGCCCGCGGAACGTGAGGGTCACCACGAGCCGGGTGAGCAGGGCGCCGAGCACGATCGTCAGCAGCGAGAAGACCGAGTAGATGCTGATGTAGTTGGCGACGATCTGGTTCACCGCCGTCAGCGGCAGGGCGATCATCTGCGTGTGGCTGTCGCGCACGCCGGGGAGCACGGCGACGTCGACCGCCGCGTGGAACATCGTGTTCCCCGACGTCGCGGGCAGCGGGAACGGCGTCGTGCCGGTCGCGAAGGTCTCCTTGAGCGTGAAGGTCTCGGGGAACTCGGGCGGCGTCGCGCCGGGCGGTCCTCCCGCGGTCGCGAGCAGGGTGCCGTCGGGCCCGTAGACCGCGACGAAGTACTGCGTCTGCGGCATCGCGGCCGCCGGGCCGAACGCGGGGATGCCGTCGTCGATCGTGACGTCCATGATGGGGCTGACCACGTCGGTCACGACGAGCTGGTTCAGGTACTGGTCGACGGCGGCGAGCTGCGCGTTGCGCAGGAAGAACATCGTCCCCAGGCCCACCGCGACGAGCCCGATCGCGAGCACCGCCACGGTGACGCCCGTCACCTTGGCGCGAAGGCTCACGCTGCGCCACCATCGGGTGACGCCGTCGTACGGGTGCGTGCGGGTGCTCAGAGCGGTGTTCCGGTGGGGCTAGGCGGACTTGCCGGCCTTGAGCATGTAGCCGAAGCCGCGCTTGGTCTGGATGAGCGGCTCGGACGAGTGCGGGTCGATCTTGCGGCGCAGGTACGAGATGTAGCTCTCGACGATGCCCGCGTCGCCGTTGAAGTCGTACTCCCACACGTGGTCGAGGATCTGGGCCTTGCTCAGCACGCGGTTCGGATTGAGCATGAGGTAGCGCAGCAGCTTGAACTCGGTGGGCGACAGGTCGATCGCGGTGTCGCCGACGAGCACCTCGTGGGTGTCCTGGTCCATCGTCAGCTCGCCGGCCTTGATGATCTGCTCCTCGTCGACCTGCATCGTGCGGCGGAGGATCGCCTGGATGCGGGCGACGATCTCGTCGAGGGAGAAGGGCTTCGTGACGTAGTCGTCACCGCCCGCGTTGAGGCCCTCGATCTTGTCCTCGGTGTCGTCCTTCGCGGTGAGGAAGAGGATGGGCGCCGTGTAGCCGGCGCCGCGCAGGCGCTTCGTGACGCTGAACCCGTTCATGTCGGGCAGCATGACGTCGAGGATGATGAGGTCGGGCTCCTCTTCGAGCACCGCGGAGATGGT contains:
- a CDS encoding sensor histidine kinase, producing MSLRAKVTGVTVAVLAIGLVAVGLGTMFFLRNAQLAAVDQYLNQLVVTDVVSPIMDVTIDDGIPAFGPAAAMPQTQYFVAVYGPDGTLLATAGGPPGATPPEFPETFTLKETFATGTTPFPLPATSGNTMFHAAVDVAVLPGVRDSHTQMIALPLTAVNQIVANYISIYSVFSLLTIVLGALLTRLVVTLTFRGLGQVEQTAMSIAAGDFGQRMTDIAPTTEVGRLKIAINAMLDRVDRAIAQRDASVQQMRRFIGDASHELRTPLVTVRGYAELYRMGAISDADQTAQAMDRIEKEAIRMGMLVEDLLALARLDERRDFVFTPVDLRLVAQDAVLDTRVTAPSRRITAIDAGRPAETPRTAEITTTEATATARRRTAAARAGASKLLRRRPRDEKATPATPDEPPVTPVVPTAPEPIVLGDENRIRQVVTNLLANARRYTPDDSPIEIAVGVDVRSGMGWIAIADHGEGIPAQIRDKIFQRFWRADTSRTRETGGSGLGLSIVAAIVDALHGTIDVTETPGGGATFRASFPLAQTRHASEHLLIETQPIPRMLDLSE
- a CDS encoding response regulator transcription factor gives rise to the protein MSAPRILVVDDEPNIRDLLVTSLRFAGFQVRAVVNGAQTISAVLEEEPDLIILDVMLPDMNGFSVTKRLRGAGYTAPILFLTAKDDTEDKIEGLNAGGDDYVTKPFSLDEIVARIQAILRRTMQVDEEQIIKAGELTMDQDTHEVLVGDTAIDLSPTEFKLLRYLMLNPNRVLSKAQILDHVWEYDFNGDAGIVESYISYLRRKIDPHSSEPLIQTKRGFGYMLKAGKSA